From Sporosarcina sp. Te-1, the proteins below share one genomic window:
- a CDS encoding polysaccharide deacetylase family protein produces the protein MKQILFVLTLCILVAVVPIMKPKTTTNSGTIPTAFVSEKDLKLIIDSYAKTMRIKPVNAVVDPIWKAIPGYNGLVVDVEASFDRMAPNGKFDESLVVYKELAPAVRLADLPPSAIYKGNPEKPMVTFLINVAWGDEFIRPMLDVLAIHNVKVTFFLDGSWTAKTPDLAKEIQRQGHEIGNHAYSHPDLAKSSLSKTRDELQKTSDIIQQTVGVKPTWFGPPSGSFTDETVTIAREQGMLTVLWTLDTVDWKHPDTDEMVNRILSNVDNGSMILMHPTKPTAEGLDKMIRGIQEKGLAIGTVSGLLSEKRIDSVKHEEYYMP, from the coding sequence ATGAAACAGATTCTTTTTGTTCTCACGCTTTGCATCCTCGTAGCTGTAGTCCCCATCATGAAACCGAAAACTACCACAAATTCCGGAACAATACCTACAGCTTTTGTGAGCGAAAAAGATTTAAAGCTAATTATTGATTCCTATGCAAAGACAATGCGGATCAAGCCGGTAAATGCTGTTGTAGATCCAATTTGGAAAGCGATCCCAGGGTATAACGGACTTGTTGTGGATGTCGAGGCAAGCTTTGATCGGATGGCTCCGAATGGCAAGTTTGATGAATCTTTAGTTGTTTACAAGGAACTAGCCCCGGCTGTCCGTTTGGCCGATTTACCCCCATCCGCGATTTATAAAGGAAATCCAGAAAAGCCGATGGTCACGTTTTTGATTAATGTGGCATGGGGTGATGAATTCATACGTCCTATGCTCGATGTCTTGGCGATTCATAATGTCAAGGTTACTTTTTTTCTCGATGGAAGCTGGACTGCCAAAACGCCTGACCTTGCAAAAGAGATTCAAAGACAAGGCCATGAAATCGGGAATCATGCTTATAGTCATCCGGATTTAGCAAAGTCCTCCCTTTCCAAAACGAGGGATGAATTACAGAAGACGAGTGACATTATACAACAAACAGTAGGTGTGAAGCCGACCTGGTTTGGACCGCCGAGCGGAAGTTTCACAGATGAAACAGTTACCATCGCACGGGAACAGGGAATGCTCACTGTCTTATGGACCTTAGATACGGTTGATTGGAAACACCCCGATACAGATGAGATGGTGAATCGGATACTTTCCAACGTCGACAATGGCTCGATGATTTTAATGCATCCGACAAAACCAACAGCAGAAGGATTGGACAAAATGATTCGGGGCATTCAAGAAAAGGGCCTGGCGATAGGCACCGTGTCCGGTTTGCTGAGCGAAAAACGGATTGATTCGGTCAAGCATGAGGAGTATTATATGCCATAA
- a CDS encoding OFA family MFS transporter — MKKTKNRWLIAASAVGIHISIGSVYAWSNFTNPLIEQFGWSTSQVQLTFSIAILFLGLSAAFLGHFVEKYGPRKAGLFAAICFGTGVIGAGFAVSASSLPLLYLFYGVLGGIGLGVGYISPVSTLVKWFPDRRGLATGLAIMGFGFAAAISSPIMEALITSVGLKNTFFILGAAYFLIMVLSSLYLEKPEEGWTPAGFQAKLDAGKVEAKKDLAQLTANEAVKTKRFYYLWLMLFINVTCGIAILSAAKPLAIESIGMTTVQAAALVGVLGLFNGAGRLGWASISDYIGRQNTYTAFFVIQLALFALLPFTTNAIIFQVMLAVIYTCYGGGFSCIPAYIGDIFGTKQLGAIHGYILTAWSAAGIAGPMFAAWMKDTTGSYESSLLFFAGLFAVAFIISLLIQVDIKKVRARNGMENKKVAAPIKSI; from the coding sequence GTGAAAAAGACAAAAAACAGATGGTTGATTGCCGCTTCTGCCGTTGGAATCCACATTTCAATCGGTTCCGTCTATGCTTGGAGCAATTTTACGAACCCATTGATCGAGCAATTTGGCTGGTCGACCAGCCAAGTGCAGCTGACTTTTAGTATCGCCATTCTTTTCTTAGGTCTATCAGCTGCCTTCTTAGGTCATTTTGTTGAGAAATACGGTCCTCGCAAGGCGGGCTTATTTGCCGCGATCTGTTTCGGCACGGGAGTTATCGGCGCGGGATTTGCTGTAAGCGCTTCCTCACTGCCCCTGCTTTATTTGTTCTATGGCGTCCTCGGTGGAATCGGTTTAGGCGTCGGCTATATCTCGCCAGTTTCCACACTGGTGAAATGGTTTCCAGATCGGCGGGGCCTGGCTACGGGACTTGCAATCATGGGGTTCGGATTTGCAGCAGCGATCAGCAGTCCGATCATGGAGGCTTTGATAACGTCGGTCGGCTTGAAGAATACGTTTTTCATTTTAGGCGCTGCCTATTTCCTTATCATGGTCCTTTCTTCGCTCTATCTGGAAAAGCCTGAGGAAGGTTGGACGCCAGCCGGTTTCCAAGCTAAGTTGGATGCAGGTAAAGTGGAAGCGAAAAAGGATTTGGCCCAATTAACGGCAAACGAAGCTGTTAAGACGAAACGGTTTTATTATTTGTGGCTTATGCTGTTCATCAATGTCACGTGCGGAATTGCTATTTTGTCCGCAGCCAAGCCGCTTGCAATTGAAAGTATCGGCATGACAACCGTTCAAGCAGCTGCGCTTGTCGGAGTCCTCGGATTATTCAACGGGGCTGGCAGACTCGGATGGGCTTCCATTTCCGACTATATTGGCAGGCAAAATACGTATACAGCCTTTTTCGTCATTCAGCTCGCCTTATTTGCCCTGTTGCCATTTACGACAAACGCAATTATTTTCCAAGTGATGCTAGCCGTCATCTACACATGCTATGGAGGCGGGTTCTCCTGCATCCCTGCCTACATTGGCGATATTTTTGGCACGAAGCAACTCGGTGCCATTCATGGGTACATTTTAACTGCTTGGTCGGCAGCAGGTATTGCCGGACCAATGTTCGCCGCATGGATGAAAGACACAACCGGAAGCTATGAAAGCAGTCTGTTATTCTTTGCAGGTCTCTTCGCCGTGGCATTCATCATCTCGCTTCTCATTCAAGTAGACATTAAGAAAGTTCGTGCCCGAAATGGCATGGAAAACAAGAAGGTTGCAGCACCAATAAAAAGCATTTGA